From a single Rosa rugosa chromosome 7, drRosRugo1.1, whole genome shotgun sequence genomic region:
- the LOC133723850 gene encoding aldehyde dehydrogenase family 2 member C4-like — protein MSLDKETEIMGGQSNGSSTCSEESYVKMPTIKFTKLFINGEFIDSVSEKTFETIDPRTGEVITRVAEGDKEDVDLAVKAARAAFDHGPWPRLPGIERGAIMLKFADLIDEHTEELAKLDTVDAGKLFSFGKAVDIPQVAQTLRYYAGAADKIHGEVLKMSSELQAYTLLEPIGVVGHIIPWNFPSTLLFAKVAPSLAAGCTMVVKPAEQSPLSALYYAYLAKLAGVPDGVLNVITGYGETAGAAITHHMDIDKVSFTGSSEVGRKVMQAAAKSNLKAVSLELGGKSPLLIFDDADVDMAADLALLGILFNKGEICGASSRVFVQEGIYDELVKKLTEKAKDWVVGDPFDPNVRQGPQVDKMQYEKILTYIEHGKREGATLLTGGKPAGKKGYYIEPTVFIDVKDDMLIATDEIFGPVMSLMKFKTIEEGIERANKTRYGLAAGVITKNIDVANTVSRSIRAGIIWINCYFAFSNDVPIGGYKMSGFGRDFGMQGLHKYLHTKSVVTPIYNSPWL, from the exons ATGTCTCTTGACAAAGAAACAGAGATAATGGGTGGCCAAAGTAATGGAAGCTCTACATGCTCCGAGGAGTCCTATGTGAAGATGCCAACGATAAAGTTCACCAAGCTCTTCATCAATGGAGAATTCATCGATTCCGTTTCAG AAAAAACATTCGAGACGATAGATCCAAGAACAGGGGAGGTGATAACCAGAGTGGCAGAAGGAGATAAGGAAGACGTAGATTTGGCCGTGAAAGCTGCACGCGCAGCCTTTGACCATGGCCCCTGGCCTCGCTTGCCCGGTATT GAGAGGGGAGCGATTATGTTGAAATTTGCAGACTTGATTGATGAACACACAGAAGAACTGGCCAAGTTGGATACAGTTGATGCTGGGAAGTTGTTCAGTTTTGGCAAAGCCGTAGACATACCTCAAGTAGCACAAACTCTACGTTACTATGCTGGTGCAGCTGATAAAATTCATGGAGAGGTGCTCAAAATGTCCAGCGAGCTTCAAGCTTATACATTACTCGAACCCATTGGAGTTGTCGGACACATCATTCCATGGAATTTTCCCAGCACCCTGCTATTCGCTAAGGTTGCTCCTTCCTTGGCAGCTGGTTGCACAATGGTCGTCAAACCTGCTGAGCAATCACCTCTTTCGGCTCTGTATTATGCTTATCTAGCTAAGTTG GCTGGTGTTCCTGATGGAGTGCTCAATGTCATCACTGGATATGGAGAGACTGCTGGTGCTGCCATCACCCATCATATGGACATTGACAAA GTCAGTTTTACTGGTTCCTCAGAGGTCGGCCGTAAAGTAATGCAGGCTGCAGCAAAGAGCAATTTAAAAGCAGTCTCACTTGAACTAGGCGGCAAGTCACCACTATTGATTTTTGATGATGCTGATGTGGACATGGCTGCTGACCTTGCTCTCTTGGGGATTCTCTTCAACAAA GGAGAAATTTGCGGAGCAAGTTCTCGTGTTTTTGTTCAAGAAGGGATTTATGATGAACTTGTCAAGAAGTTGACGGAGAAAGCAAAAGATTGGGTTGTTGGAGATCCTTTTGATCCTAATGTTCGTCAAGGACCCCAG GTAGATAAAATGCAGTATGAGAAAATCTTGACCTACATTGAACATGGCAAAAGAGAAGGAGCAACTTTGTTAACAGGGGGCAAGCCTGCGGGGAAGAAGGGTTATTACATTGAGCCAACAGTATTCATTGATGTCAAG GATGACATGCTTATAGCCACAGATGAAATATTCGGACCTGTCATGTCGCTAATGAAGTTCAA GACAATTGAGGAGGGAATAGAGAGAGCCAACAAAACCAGATATGGCCTAGCAGCTGGCGTTATAACCAAGAACATCGATGTGGCCAACACCGTCTCAAGATCTATCCGCGCGGGCATTATATGGATTAACTGCTACTTTGCCTTCAGCAACGATGTCCCCATTGGAGGATACAAGATGAGTGGCTTTGGAAGAGACTTTGGTATGCAAGGTCTCCACAAGTATCTGCATACTAAATCTGTGGTCACTCCCATTTATAACTCTCCCTGGCTCTGA